One genomic window of Plasmodium coatneyi strain Hackeri chromosome 12, complete sequence includes the following:
- a CDS encoding SICA-like antigen, producing the protein MGEFQYFAEFMEEWLTRKGASKTNADVLLERIEESMDHMLQNIYQDADLEEKVYCNELDNNNEPKLKDEASIELCKILIRIFYWIGGLRQRGDKEKRIWEWIKEVLTAPDEKKLQDYLRCIMGKIVIVRIFGKHCRLNEVTPIVKKAIDETKGEKGFQKEHEKCEKIDFQSLSIGGKFFSEEIEKSIMQDKLRRGETIKRIKEQGKCGGKNFYNETENNKIKGKWKSTAELLGLKDEDHLQELIADSNTWSRGGLDKILCYVRDKGGIEKVKGILVQGYNSVDGEYRKSTEKAQRSGEDRCASYHTGRGTNEEDSPLPSVIQRFSSGQSNKSPATDASPATSNAENESSVQTKPTEGDPVVEKAKDDVVSDDKKDGDVIAGVGGSTLTQLTGQKDASLPPNPNTAPISSGNSAGSTFSTPEGTGSDPKTEITAVLAATPIDTSASSQAPIRTPVQTPQYFGLFGPQKKRYKRMTQIPRPPLEEHNDGTDLTISYAPHGYRMIKTRHPTHKVEMLSAEPIHRKLNKTTIIDIHLESLNECPNQNHESELMSKGDFLQIIVEEFMKFGFMNKGNIKGGTKEHNVSFSENGHPSLTCNVPYWIAWIEKNKIMLEEIKTQPWFYDLKVSWNEYQSDSEQSLLNDDVPSMESHKKELWRIWVRKQHSLMEANGQTDWFKHLLDNIEEVNGAEKLEQQQLCQVSYKPNNRLTVKLWMLILALVFEECEMEENVCNKDLYLDHLLQSI; encoded by the exons ATGGGGGAATTTCAATATTTTGCAGAATTCATGGAAGAATGGTTAACGAGAAAAGGAGCATCTAAGACGAACGCG GATGTTTTATTGGAAAGAATAGAAGAAAGTATGGACCATATGCTGCAAAATATATACCAGGACGCAGACTTGGAGGAGAAGGTATACTGCAATGAGCTTGATAATAACAATGAACCAAAATTGAAGGATGAAGCAAGTATAGAGctgtgtaaaattttaataagaaTATTCTACTGGATAGGTGGATTAAGACAAAGGGGAgataaagagaaaagaatatGGGAATGGATAAAAGAAGTGCTGACCGCTCCAGATGAGAAGAAACTGCAGGATTACTTAAGATGTATAATGGGTAAAATAGTAATAGTAAGAATATTCGGTAAACATTGTAGGTTGAATGAAGTTACTccaattgtaaaaaaggcAATAGACGAAAccaaaggtgaaaaaggttTCCAGAAGGAACATGAGAAATGTGAGAAAATAGATTTTCAAAGTTTAAGTATtgggggaaaatttttctcggaagaaatagaaaagtCCATAATGCAGGATAAGTTGAGGAGAGGGGAAACTATTAAGAGAATAAAAGAACAGGGGAAATGTGGAGGGAAGAATTTTTATAATGAaacagaaaataataaaataaagggcAAATGGAAGAGTACTGCTGAATTACTTGGACTGAAGGATGAGGATCATCTGCAAGAATTGATCGCTGATAGTAATACGTGGTCAAGAGGAGGATTAGACAAAATACTATGTTACGTAAGGGATAAAGGGGGGATTGAGAAAGTAAAGGGAATATTAGTGCAAGGGTATAATAGTGTAGACGGAGAATATAGAAAATCGACGGAGAAAGCTCAACGAAGCGGAGAGGACAGGTGCGCAAGCTATCATACTGGAAGAGGAACTAATGAGGAAGATAGTCCACTTCCATCCGTCATCCAAAGATTTAGCAGCGGACAGAGTAATAAGTCTCCCGCCACTGATGCCTCGCCTGCTACTTCTAATGCAGAAAATGAAAGTAGTGTTCAGACGAAACCTACTGAAGGTGATCCTGTCGTAGAAAAGGCTAAGGATGATGTTGTCAGCGATGATAAGAAGGATGGTGATGTTATTGCAGGTGTAGGTGGTTCTACCCTTACTCAGCTTACTGGGCAGAAGGACGCCAGTCTCCCCCCCAATCCGAATACTGCTCCAATAAGTTCAGGGAACTCTGCAGGTAGCACATTTAGTACTCCggaaggaacaggttcagaCCCGAAGACTGAAATAACAGCTGTTCTAGCAGCAACACCAATCGACACTTCAGCATCATCACAAGCTCCAATAAGAACACCAGTACAAACACCACAG TATTTTGGATTGTTCGGCCCCCAAAAAAAGCGTTACAAACGTATGACACAAATACCCCGTCCCCCTTTAGAGGAACACAATGACGGAACGGATCTAACGATATCCTATGCACCGCATGGATACCGTATGATTAAAACACGCCATCCTACACATAAAGTAGAAATGCTCAGTGCAGAACCTATCCACagaaaattaaacaaaacaACTATTATTGACATCCACTTAGAATCACTAAACGAGTGCCCAAACCAGAACCACGAGTCCGAATTAATGAGCAAAGGCGATTTTCTTCAAATCATCGTGGAAGAATTTATGAAATTTGGGTTTATGAATAAAGGGAACATaaagggaggaacaaaagaaCATAACGTTTCTTTTTCAGAGAATGGACATCCGTCTCTAACATGCAATGTCCCATATTGGATTGCCTGGAtcgaaaagaataaaatcatgttagaagaaattaaaacaCAACCTTGGTTTTATGACCTAAAGGTAAGTTGGAATGAATACCAAAGTGATTCTGAACAAAGTCTATTGAATGACGATGTTCCATCCATGGAAAGtcataaaaaggaattgtGGAGAATTTGGGTAAGGAAGCAACATTCCCTTATGGAAGCCAACGGTCAAACAGATTGGTTCAAACATTTATTGGACAACATAGAAGAGGTGAACGGGGCGGAGAAGTTAGAACAGCAACAATTGTGTCAAGTATCTTATAAACCGAACAATCGTTTAACAGTTAAGTTGTGGATGTTAATCCTTGCATTAGTATTTGAGGAgtgtgaaatggaagaaaatgtgtgtaaTAAGGATTTGTATTTggatcatttattacaaagtatttga